One Glycine soja cultivar W05 chromosome 7, ASM419377v2, whole genome shotgun sequence genomic window, cttaaagacccatttacatccaatggcctttgccccattaggcaactctacaaggttccaaactttgttactctgcatggaattcatctcatccttcatggcatcataccataaatttgactctttGCAACTCATGGTTTGATCAAAAGTTTCAGGATCATTTTCAACTCCAATATTATAGTCAgattcttgcaaatatacaatataatcactaggaatagttgattttcttactctagtagacctccttaatgttgcatcaacattttcttggggatcatgttgttcaactagttgttcatcattttcatgaatttgattATCAACTTGATCTACTGGATTATCAACAACAATTTGTGGAATGCCAATCATGTGTTGTTCATCATCCCTTTGAACTTGAGgggtatgaattacaaccaatctttcatttgatgtggaaggttgagattctatataatcaatttcagaacctaagtccctcaattgatcactcccactgatcaaatcattttcaataaatttggcatttcttgattccacaatcctagtaatatgatgtggacaataaaacctataacctttagacctttcggcatatccaatgaaatacccactaaTGGTCCTCAggtcaagtttcttctcttgtgggttatatattctcacctcaGACGAACAACCCCAAATGcgcatatgtttcaaactcggtttccaacctttaaacaactcaaaaggtgtctttgggacagccttggttggaacacgatttaatatatacattgtCGTCTTTAGTGCTTCAGCCCCAAGGGTTTAGGAAGATTGGAGTTGCTAAGCATACTCTGCACCATGTCCAATAATGTCTGGTTGCTTctttctgccacaccattctgttttggagaaccaggcatagtgtattgtgcaacaatcccatgttcttgaagaaactttgcaaagggaccaggtgcttgtccattctcagtatatctgccatagtattctccacctctatctgatctcactatttttatttgcttgccacattggttcttaacttcagccttaaagactttgaaggcatccaatgcttcgtatttgttatgaagcaaataaacattcatatatcgtgaataatcatctataaaggtgataaaatatttctgaccACGTGCATCCTTAtctggacaacaaatatcagtatgaattatttctaatatgcttgaactcctgttagcacctttcttagacatgttggtttgcttacccttaatgcagtccacacaagtcttaaagtcagcaaaatctagagtattgagtacctcatctttcactaaccttttaatcctctcaatggagatatgtcctaatctctggtgccataacatagaggaattctcattaatattacaccttttaataccAGTTTGAACATGCATAGAACTATAAGTGGCACTATTTTGTAAACTTAGAAGATAAAGACCATCAGACAAGATACCATTCCCAACATattcagaattataaaataactcaaatgatgtgtctttgaaattaaaagaatatccAAACGGTACAAGTCttgaaatagaaatcaagtttcgggaaaaacttggtacataaaaggtcctttctaattttaaaataaagccactacttaaagtCAAAATGCAAGTTCAGTGGCCTCCACATGTGAGCCTAGCTTATTGCCTGATAAAATGctttgctcacttcccactggtttccttaggttttgcatactctgtaaagaatttgcaatatgaatagtagatccagaatcaatccaccaggtgttaatattaacactaaccatattagattcataacatactaatgagattaatttacctttcttctcaagccaTTTCTGGAACCTGGGGCAattcttcttcatgtgtcccttcttcttgcaaaagaaacactttgccaCCTTCTTAATATCAGCTTGAGTTGGTATTTTACCATTCCCCTTCTGATTAGCTTGAGACTTAATTGCTTTGTTCTTCCCATAAGCAGTAGTCAGTAATGCACTCTCACCCATCTCCATTAcaagcctttcttcttcctgaacatacatggtcattaattcattgatagaccatttatctttatgtgtgttgtaggaaatcttaaacGGCCCATATTCATGTGGaagggtgttcaaaatgaaatgcattgggaaggactcagacatatcaacctctagtttcttaagttgagctGAAATATCTCACATTTTCATGATGTACTCACGCACACCTTTCACACTGGTGAGCCGAAGAGAAGAGAACTTCATGATCAAGGTGCTTGCTAAAGTCTTATCTGAAGTGATGAACTGGTCATCAATGGCCTTAAGCAAGTCTTGGACCTTTTCATGCTGGTCAACAGAACCACGTATCCCAGCCAAGATTTTGGTCTTAATGAACATCACGCTGAGCCGGTTGGATCGCTCTCATCGCTCATATAGCGCAACGTCAGCTAGGCTACTTTTATCAGTGATTTCAGGTGGTTCgtctttccttatagcatagtaTATGTCCATCCACCCCAATTGTAGAAGAATTATCTCcttccatatcttatagttatctcctttgagtttgggaacatcacattgaatatcagaaaaactaatagtttgagaagctgcaaaattcaaaggcttatgtcaaaatttgaggcatactaatcttaattgtatcttttaccaatgtaaacataccataaaattgaatcttgtgacataaaaattgtctgtgggctaaatttttaattcaataagaaacaattaaaccttatgatagaataatcaaattacttGCTCAATATTCATGCTTTACGggtacaacatgaaaataattcaatttctatcgtaaatatttactttatgataaaatcgaCAAATTATACATACATCATGATGTCTGTGgataaatcatgaaaaataatacgtcattttatctcaattaattatacagatataataaaaaaatttgtgagataaaattcattatataagtataattaattacaatattatgtctaattccttatatgatctttaaccaacttaatatataattttaatcaaatatagatgttgtggctaatccataattaatcaaaattataaagatcacttagacataaaactttattatatgagaataaattgtattttgcatttcaaaatcaagatacaatataattatgaataagattctcatataattttataattgaaacataatattatgcatttgatttcatatatatatgcatagaataaaattttccagaatatattcatgcataaaataaatcaaaatttcaaaaattgtaAAGCAGAATAAGTATATATAACATGAAAAACGATTACTTATCAGGAAAGCTTTACTAGTTTAGTGGTCTACACATACTACAACATTTGATAGAGTCAAGGGTTTGACACCTAGCTAGcacaaaagccaaaatacaGATCAAATCATACCTCCATCCATTAACAACCATTCAATTTGACTTTCAAAACTGACGAGCGTTAATGTTAGGACCAAATTATTATATGAGTTACTTATTAAAcactttctaataaaaaaatacttctacTTTATATGTATAACTTTTTTTGGCGTGAGGGAGGAGGAGATAAATAATCACGTTCTTATTCCTACGCTTATACTTGGTTTGTATAACTTattgtatcaattatttttttatccgtaaaatttaataatatgtattaagaattttataataattgagtATTCAGTTGAATCAATAAAATTAGactcttaattatataaaaaatatatatactcttTCGATTTAAGTCCAATTATCAATCATAAAGTCGAGTTTGTAAACTCAAAGGGAGAACAGGACGGCAGCTTTTTGCAGGTCAAAGAGAGATGCAGTCTTAACTTTTAGCTAAATTTTTTAGTCGTTAAACTCGTTTCATTGATTAAGCATTAATTTAAGAGAAGTAAGAATTATAAAACTCAAAGGATGCATGCAtattaaattagatttaattgttTAGCATAGTGTCCAAGTTTTCGTTGAACACTTCAACATggctattttactatttttcttttggatGTCATCATCCATCTATCTGTCCATTCACACCTAACCTTTTCGTGGATTCTAAAATTGAATTGCATTTTCAAAGGTCGTGAACTGCATGCTgccatcaaaaaataaaatatggaatTTGGGGCAGCTTCTATAATGTAGCTTCTGGATTATTATTGGTTCCTACTAACTTTTatacaatatataattaaataatattaatttattttttcgaGTTTCAGGTCAAAAAAATAAGGTGCATTTAATATACAgtaagaattaaatttttttcactaagaTTTAGATggtttaaatgtaaaataaaatattgtattttattagataaaatctatttgaatagatgcattgaaaattatttttgtttcaattttcaaaaaaacttatttattatagttggtgacaatttttaccataaatagataaaagaatTAACAAAAAAGATACATATGAAGAGAAAGTGTGAGAAAAGAGGATGTGAATCAAAGTTATTTTGTCGAGAAAAAATATCTTTGTGTGAGAGTGACTGATGAATGAGACACTCGAGTTTGCACAACGATACATAATTTAAGATGAATTataatcttataattattttgtgataatgaAATACTTTTGAGACAATTTTATGGATGTAAGCAAGAAGTGTCGAACCACGTGTGTTCATTATTGTTTTTCCAACGGTGTAATCTTTATCGTGTTCTCACACTCTTTTGTGactatgaataattttatttatagaaacaTTGATTATCCAACAATTTTTATAAATCTTTTTTGAATACATAttgtataaatattaatcaaaacAAATAGATAAGTAATGCGGTTGAATCACTTAATAATTTCTCTCTAATAACTCCCCAAATACTCTTGAAAGAAATCATGGCACCATATAATTAGTTGGaaagttttataattataaaagtttatcactttaatttaatcaaaggattaataagtaataatatattagaggTCCACGCTATTAAGGGTAcataagaagttttttttttttccctaaaaaaattagtttttctaGAGGTCTGACTAcatgcttgatttttttttttttgtcactacATGCTTGAATTTAATACACActagaatttataattataatattttacatgCTTTATGTTTGAGTAATCCAATTTTTAACTCAAATATCTTAGTCGAAAATTAAAGActgatttttcaaaatatatattgagaTCTAATGAGAGGATGGTTGAGGATAAAGTTGGCTAAGTAGTTagggaaagaaaagagaaaggagaAAGTAATTTGAATCCTGTTAACTGACATtcttaataaaactaataaattaatatttatgaataataataataaaaaaaaacgaacCAACCCAAAAGATACTCCTCGTGTATCCTTTTAGAGACAtgcacttaattatttttttcttatattctaTTAACGTTCTAATGaatgaaagataaaatttaagggTGGAGATttgagtaaattattttttgactgCAGAAAATTACTTTCGTTTTTGTTGGTTGGTAAGTGGTTTACTGGTCTATATCATTCACTCGACCACCATGAGTTACATAGGAAATAATGAACGATGGAAAATCTGAACCATGCTTTCATTTTGTTTGCATCGGTcattacaaacaaaaaaaccagATCAAGGATGTTGACAAAACATTGTGAATTTGATAGAAACATTAAGAAGACGACAATATGAAAATTAGTGACAATAACAGAGAACTGAAAATCTAACATACTATTATTAATTTGGCCTTTTCCTGGAAGTAACCTAAgcagaaaaaccatgataaatatattgataatgaAAAACGTGACAAGCTGATTCCGTATGTGACGTACTTTTAGAAGAATTGATAATGGAAATCTAACTTACTTTTAGAAGTTCGTGGAAtggatttatttttaatttttatttgatttgatttttttataagataatttatttaaatcagATCCTAATACgatgatatataaaataagattagATTAATTTAAAGTGTTGACTTGACATATCAAATTATCAATTCTAATATTAAGatatattttacattatatatttcaaaataaataatataaatataatataattttttaaaggatattaatataatatcatgatatataaaatatcatctattaaacaaaaaaatattttttctgaatTGTTTAAGGTAGCAGATCTATAAGGCACTCGATTATTTCTAGGGGATTTGATTTCGACATCTATTACAAGCACAAATGGAGAAAAGGGACAccattttgaattgattttttcattGTTGTTGTGCTCAACaaattttgccaaaaaaaaaaaaagaaggaaaaaggagTGTTGGCGTCTCcatagaaagagaagaaaagaaaagagaagagaatttACACCAAAACAATCAGAGGGAGAATAAGGGAAAAGAGGAAGGAGatctaagaaaaatatattttatgccgAAAAGTTCTCAATATCTAAGTATTATTAATAGTGTTAATAAACCaaaatgtcattttaaattattttaaaatataaaaaatcaaaataaactatttaaaaaatagatgattaaaataaaaataaaaaatcaaatatatcatttagcctataataatataataagatGCATAGTTGCAAACTAGTTACTACTTACTAGCTTGTCATTcatatatattgttaatttaaaatgtttaagatccaaattattttttactttttgattCAAGGGAGTCACAAACACCTCTACTTATTTTCAAGAAATACAAAACCAATAATGAAGAATAAAATAGGgagtatataaattaaatagggGATGGTAACTGGTAAGAAAACACCGCAACATTctataaaacaatttattttaaattactatttaatcGAGGTCTTTCAGTTCTGATCAAATACATTAACAATTTGATCATGACTCAAGGTACCACTTCAATATAATCAATTTATACAGAGGATTCACTGTTCAAGAATGATAAACTACATATAACCTAAACATTCTATCATGTAGTTACAATTGAAATTATATGATCCGTCCATCCATCCCTTTATTAATGAAGGATTCAACTCTAAGTGCAGTAACTTTAGGAGAAACTCAGGACAATCTTTAGAGCAATAAGAATTGTGTGTAAGTCTCTCTTgtctatataaaaaagaattttaatctTCACTCTGATTTGGACGAGCCAATAATCTCAGAGTCAGTTTGATAGTACACAACATCCCCCTTGTCACTAACAAAATGGTCAGTCTTGAAGCTCCTTATTAATTCCCCAATAAGGTGAAAAGGAAGAGGAGATGATTTCTTTGGTTCTCTATAATATTTTCCAAACACTGGCTTAGCTGCCTCAGTCTGCAAGAGAAGCAAAAGAAACATTCAAACTCAACATCTTATGTAAAATCACTATCCATTGTTTCAAAACAAATAGTAGATTAGAGAGACACTCACAGCCTCAACTAAGTGATAGTGTGGAATTTGAGGAAATAGGTGATGAATGACATGAGTTCCAATGTCATGGTGAATGTTATTGATCAATCCATAATCACGATCAAGAGTAGTTAGACCACCCCTAAGGTAGCTCCATTCCTGTTCAACACGAAGAAGGATAAAGATGTAAACTAAATTCTATGCATTGACATTATACCAGTCATTTtcataagaaaagaaaggactTGAAATAATGAAAGATACCTTTCCACGATACCAAGGCAATTTGCCTTCATGGCCATGATGGTGCAAATAAGTCACCAAATCCAACCACATGACGAATATCTTCAATTTCAAGAAAGTCAAATGAGaacttcattcattttttattcaaaaagaagAACCATTGAAATGATGGAAAAGGGGAAGAAACTTACAACATAGGGAACACCATAAAGCTTAAGAAGTTGAATTGGACCCATTACAAACCCCAATCCAACAAGCAATCCCAACATAGCAGCCCAACAAGCTGTGGAAGTAATAACATCTTTTCTTTCATTGGGAACGAACAAGTCACTGCTAGGGTCAAAGTGAGAACCAGTCTTGCCAGGACTCCTACCCCACTGGATTCAAATGTCAACAGCCACCATGTCAATTCTTCTACCAAGACTAAAGAGTAATTAATGTTCAAATTAAGGTCAAAGCACAACAACTTACAAGGTACACGGGATATGCAAGAAGTGGAAAAGGTGCTGTGAATCTTAACATACGTGTTACAGTGTCCAAGCTTCTGAACAATTTTTCAGGCAACTGCAAGATTATCAATGCACCTCTTATGTCAGAAACTTTAtcacttaaaagaaaaaaaaacttagataaAAAGAATATGTCttagaaacaaaaacaatgatAATCATCTCACCGGATGCCATGATTCATCATTTTCAACATGACCATGATGTTGGTGATGAGTCCTATGACTGATTCTCCTGAATAAAATATCAGTTTCAAACATGAATTCCAAACTAAAAACgaataaaaaaggtaaaatgtgtttttatccCTACAAATATctagaaatttgattttagtcttaacaaaaatataaatatatttttagtctctacaTT contains:
- the LOC114419078 gene encoding omega-3 fatty acid desaturase, chloroplastic-like produces the protein MATWVLSECSLKPLAPVIPRPRTGAVLSSTSKVGFLETNKVLEGSKFQPLRCNLRERNWGLKVSVPLRIASIEEEEQKSVDVINGSNGVEHEKLPEFDPGAPPPFNLADIRAAIPKHCWVKDPLKSMSYVVRDVIAVFGLASAAAYLNNWLVWPLYWAAQGTMFWALFVLGHDCGHGSFSNNPKLNSVVGHLLHSSILVPYHGWRISHRTHHQHHGHVENDESWHPLPEKLFRSLDTVTRMLRFTAPFPLLAYPVYLWGRSPGKTGSHFDPSSDLFVPNERKDVITSTACWAAMLGLLVGLGFVMGPIQLLKLYGVPYVIFVMWLDLVTYLHHHGHEGKLPWYRGKEWSYLRGGLTTLDRDYGLINNIHHDIGTHVIHHLFPQIPHYHLVEATEAAKPVFGKYYREPKKSSPLPFHLIGELIRSFKTDHFVSDKGDVVYYQTDSEIIGSSKSE